The Kineosporia sp. NBRC 101731 genome has a window encoding:
- a CDS encoding aldo/keto reductase encodes MEQRYVGRTGLRVSRLGLGTMTWGRETDPDEAANQLKAFLDAGGSLVDAGTRYGAGACEETLGKLLETLGVRDHLVISAKAVVPLYRPGPDLSRRSLLTALDATLARLGTDHVDLWTAPGWSEAVPLEETLSALETAVRSGRARYVGIANVAAWQAALACSGGNPPAVVHSEYSLVQRHPENELIPAAEHLGLGVIGWSPLGRGVLTGKYRHGTPPDSRAASVHLARFVEPYLDRPSRRITDAVIAAADGLGFSPLEISLAWVRDRPGISSVLLGARTAGQLRQALGSEDVELPAEILGVLDEVSASAL; translated from the coding sequence ATGGAGCAGCGATACGTGGGCCGCACCGGCTTACGTGTCTCCCGGCTGGGCCTGGGCACGATGACCTGGGGCCGGGAGACCGACCCGGACGAGGCTGCCAACCAGCTGAAAGCCTTTCTCGACGCAGGCGGATCGCTGGTCGACGCCGGTACCCGTTACGGCGCCGGGGCATGTGAGGAGACACTCGGCAAGCTGCTCGAGACCCTGGGCGTACGTGATCATCTCGTGATCTCGGCCAAGGCTGTCGTGCCCCTGTACCGGCCGGGCCCCGACCTGTCCCGCCGCTCGCTGCTCACCGCGCTGGACGCCACCCTGGCCCGCCTGGGCACCGACCACGTGGACCTGTGGACGGCCCCGGGCTGGAGCGAGGCCGTACCGCTGGAGGAGACGCTCTCCGCGCTGGAGACGGCGGTGCGCTCCGGGCGGGCCCGCTACGTGGGCATCGCCAACGTCGCGGCCTGGCAGGCCGCCCTGGCGTGTTCGGGCGGCAACCCGCCCGCCGTCGTGCACAGCGAGTACTCGCTCGTGCAGCGGCATCCGGAGAACGAGCTGATTCCAGCGGCCGAGCATCTGGGACTGGGCGTGATCGGCTGGTCGCCCCTGGGCCGCGGGGTACTCACCGGCAAGTACCGGCACGGCACCCCGCCCGACTCCCGCGCGGCCTCGGTTCATCTCGCCCGGTTCGTGGAGCCGTACCTCGACCGCCCGTCGCGGCGCATCACCGACGCCGTGATCGCCGCGGCGGACGGCCTCGGATTCAGCCCTCTGGAGATCTCCCTGGCCTGGGTGCGTGACCGGCCCGGCATCAGCTCGGTACTGCTCGGGGCCCGGACCGCCGGTCAGCTGCGGCAGGCCCTGGGCAGTGAAGACGTCGAGCTGCCCGCCGAGATCCTCGGCGTGCTCGACGAAGTGTCGGCCTCGGCCCTGTGA
- a CDS encoding undecaprenyl-diphosphate phosphatase codes for MSSVGYLDAIVLGVVEGLTEFLPVSSTGHLTVAEGLLGLKIDDPAVTSFTAIIQFGAIVATFLYFRADFVRLALAWLRGLGPARGRHHAPDPDYRFAWLVILGSSPIVVVALVGKDLIDGPLRNLWVVAGSLIAWSAVIWWAERNPRQEYEETELGVREVLIIGLMQCVALVPGVSRSGATISAGLMVGATRVAATRLSFFLAVPALTGAGVYSLKDVNTEVVGWGPMAVGTFVSFLVAYAAIAWLLKLVAGHSIAVFNPYRIVAGLVVMGLLATNVLSAT; via the coding sequence ATGAGTTCCGTCGGATATCTCGATGCCATCGTCCTGGGTGTGGTCGAAGGCCTCACCGAGTTCCTGCCCGTGTCCAGCACCGGCCACCTCACCGTGGCCGAGGGGCTGCTCGGCCTGAAGATCGACGACCCGGCGGTGACGTCCTTCACCGCGATCATCCAGTTCGGTGCGATCGTCGCGACCTTCCTGTACTTCCGGGCCGACTTCGTCCGGCTCGCCCTGGCCTGGCTGCGCGGCCTCGGCCCGGCCCGCGGCCGGCACCACGCGCCCGACCCCGACTACCGCTTCGCCTGGCTCGTCATCCTGGGCTCCAGCCCGATCGTCGTGGTCGCCCTGGTCGGGAAAGACCTCATCGACGGCCCGCTGCGCAACCTCTGGGTGGTCGCGGGCTCCCTGATCGCCTGGAGCGCGGTGATCTGGTGGGCCGAGCGCAACCCGCGGCAGGAGTACGAGGAGACCGAGCTGGGCGTGCGGGAGGTCCTGATCATCGGGCTGATGCAGTGTGTCGCCCTGGTGCCCGGCGTGTCCCGCTCCGGTGCCACGATCTCGGCCGGGCTGATGGTCGGCGCCACCCGGGTCGCGGCCACCCGCCTGTCGTTCTTCCTGGCCGTCCCCGCCCTCACCGGCGCCGGGGTCTACTCGCTGAAAGACGTGAACACCGAGGTCGTGGGCTGGGGCCCGATGGCGGTGGGCACCTTCGTCTCGTTCCTGGTCGCCTACGCCGCCATCGCCTGGCTGCTGAAGCTGGTCGCCGGGCACTCGATCGCCGTGTTCAACCCGTACCGGATCGTGGCCGGGCTCGTGGTGATGGGACTCCTGGCGACCAATGTCCTGTCCGCCACCTGA
- a CDS encoding histidine phosphatase family protein has product MPTVLLVRHGRTAANASGILAGWTPGVALDETGQAQAKTLASRLENIPLRLAVSSPLQRCQETASTLLGTPGKPELLTDDRLGECRYGDWTGRPLKELVKEKLWPVVQAHPSAVTFPGPEGESMPAMQHRAVSAIREYDARVAAEFGDHAVWMAVSHGDVIKAILADALGMHLDQFQRLVVDPCSVSVIRFTPLRPFAVRINDSGTDLASLVPVPPAEPAPGDDALSSSDAVVGGGAAPSSGTS; this is encoded by the coding sequence GTGCCCACCGTTCTGCTCGTCCGTCACGGCCGTACCGCCGCCAATGCGAGCGGGATCCTGGCCGGCTGGACGCCGGGAGTGGCGCTGGACGAGACCGGGCAGGCCCAGGCGAAGACCCTGGCCTCCCGGCTGGAGAACATCCCGCTCCGGCTCGCCGTCTCCAGCCCCCTCCAGCGCTGCCAGGAAACCGCGTCCACCCTCCTGGGGACCCCGGGGAAACCCGAGCTCCTCACCGACGACCGGCTGGGGGAGTGCCGTTACGGCGACTGGACCGGCCGTCCGCTGAAGGAACTGGTCAAGGAGAAGCTCTGGCCGGTCGTGCAGGCCCACCCGTCGGCGGTGACCTTCCCCGGCCCCGAGGGTGAGTCGATGCCGGCCATGCAGCACCGGGCCGTCTCCGCGATCCGCGAGTACGACGCCCGGGTCGCGGCCGAGTTCGGCGACCACGCCGTCTGGATGGCGGTCTCGCACGGTGACGTGATCAAGGCGATCCTCGCCGATGCCCTCGGCATGCACCTCGACCAGTTCCAGCGACTCGTCGTCGACCCCTGCTCGGTCTCCGTGATCCGTTTCACACCGCTGCGCCCGTTCGCCGTGCGCATCAACGACTCCGGCACCGACCTGGCGTCCCTGGTGCCGGTTCCGCCCGCCGAGCCGGCCCCGGGCGACGATGCACTGTCCTCGTCGGACGCGGTCGTCGGTGGTGGTGCGGCACCGTCGTCCGGAACGTCGTAG
- a CDS encoding DUF3090 domain-containing protein, with product MPRQVYEYESPDRFVAGTTGQPGSRTFFLQVRTGHRLTTVQLEKQQVSVLAERVDELLDEVLRRTQGSATVPALAPTRTEDTAPLDTPIEEEFRVGTMSLAWDGELERVVIECFEAGENLNEDEDELPDTDEEAEGAVLRVSLAGAAARAFAKRALAVVGAGRPPCPFCTFPLDPEGHICPRANGYRR from the coding sequence ATGCCGCGCCAGGTATATGAGTACGAGTCACCGGACCGGTTCGTCGCGGGTACGACGGGCCAGCCCGGTTCCCGCACCTTCTTCCTCCAGGTCCGCACCGGTCACCGCCTGACCACCGTCCAGCTCGAGAAGCAACAGGTCTCGGTGCTCGCCGAGCGGGTCGACGAGCTCCTCGACGAGGTGCTGCGCCGCACCCAGGGCAGCGCCACCGTGCCCGCGCTCGCGCCCACCCGCACCGAGGACACCGCCCCGCTGGATACTCCGATCGAGGAGGAGTTCCGCGTCGGCACGATGAGCCTCGCCTGGGACGGCGAACTCGAGCGCGTCGTGATCGAGTGCTTCGAGGCCGGCGAGAACCTCAACGAGGACGAGGACGAGCTGCCCGACACCGACGAGGAGGCCGAGGGCGCCGTGCTGCGGGTGTCGCTCGCCGGTGCCGCCGCCCGGGCCTTCGCCAAGCGGGCGCTCGCCGTGGTCGGGGCCGGTCGCCCGCCCTGCCCGTTCTGCACGTTCCCGCTCGATCCGGAAGGGCACATCTGCCCGCGGGCGAACGGGTACCGGCGCTGA
- a CDS encoding SCO1664 family protein has translation MLEEPELLQLLAEGEIDVQGRITGASNATLYVSVTLDGVSTGAVYKPISGEKPLWDFPSGTLGLRETASYALSAYSGLDVVPPTALRDGPFGPGSVQLWVNASAQDEAVTGDGSTGLGGLPLAVEPVMGEPGAGVVDVLPPTAVPGDWKQVLVAEDAVGDPIVLAHADDPGLRRLALFDAVANNTDRKGGHILRGAHGRLFGVDHGLTFNLDDKLRTVLWGWAGEPLDNELADLLERLVTDLSGDSELHTALSGLLEADEVHRTARRAAQLLRRRRFPKPPGDWHAIPWPPF, from the coding sequence ATGCTCGAGGAGCCGGAACTGCTCCAGCTCCTCGCCGAGGGCGAGATCGACGTCCAGGGCCGGATCACCGGGGCGAGCAACGCCACGCTCTACGTCTCCGTCACCCTCGACGGCGTCAGCACCGGCGCCGTGTACAAGCCGATCTCCGGCGAGAAGCCGCTCTGGGACTTCCCGTCCGGCACCCTCGGCCTGCGCGAGACCGCCAGCTACGCGCTGTCGGCCTACAGCGGGCTCGACGTGGTCCCGCCGACGGCGCTGCGCGACGGCCCGTTCGGTCCCGGCAGCGTGCAGCTGTGGGTCAACGCGTCGGCACAGGACGAGGCGGTCACCGGCGACGGCTCCACCGGTCTGGGCGGCCTGCCGCTGGCGGTCGAGCCGGTGATGGGCGAGCCGGGGGCGGGCGTTGTCGACGTGCTGCCGCCCACGGCCGTACCCGGCGACTGGAAACAGGTCCTGGTGGCCGAGGACGCCGTCGGCGACCCGATCGTCCTCGCGCACGCCGACGACCCGGGCCTGCGCCGCCTGGCCCTCTTCGACGCGGTGGCCAACAACACCGACCGCAAGGGTGGGCACATCCTGCGCGGCGCCCACGGCCGGCTCTTCGGCGTCGACCACGGGCTCACCTTCAACCTGGACGACAAGCTGCGCACGGTGCTCTGGGGCTGGGCGGGTGAACCTCTCGACAACGAGCTGGCCGACCTGCTCGAGCGACTGGTCACCGACCTGTCGGGCGACAGCGAACTACACACGGCGCTGTCGGGTCTGCTCGAGGCCGACGAGGTGCACCGCACCGCCCGCCGGGCCGCCCAGCTGCTGCGGCGCCGGCGCTTCCCGAAGCCCCCGGGCGACTGGCACGCGATCCCCTGGCCGCCCTTCTGA
- the mshC gene encoding cysteine--1-D-myo-inosityl 2-amino-2-deoxy-alpha-D-glucopyranoside ligase — protein sequence MIPWPSPAVPRLPGSGAPVRVFDSSERTLVTTRPEGEARMYVCGITPYDATHIGHASTYVAFDLLHRAWLDAGHEVFYVQNVTDVDDPLLERANATGDDWRALADRETDRFKDDMVALGVIAPRVFMTAVESVPLVVEAVQNLLKDGKAYLVPTPDALNPGAQDVYFDVTADPDFGRVAKLSPDEARTTFAERGGDPDRAGKRNELDPLLWRVAREGEPSWEGETLGAGRPGWHIECASIALRHLGMGFDVQAGGDDLLFPHHEMSASHGQVITGEEPFARHYAHAGMVRLDGEKMSKSRGNLVFVSRLRAAGVDPQTIRLAILAHHYRTSWDWTDEGLAAAQVRLDRWKDALSRQEGPDPEPVLAAVREAVGTDLDAPKALAAVDAWVDEMLTTGGSVEGAPGLVARTIDALLGVRF from the coding sequence GTGATCCCCTGGCCTTCTCCCGCTGTCCCCCGTCTGCCCGGCTCTGGTGCGCCGGTCCGCGTCTTCGACTCCTCGGAGCGCACCCTGGTGACCACGCGGCCGGAGGGTGAGGCCCGCATGTACGTCTGCGGGATCACCCCGTACGACGCCACCCACATCGGGCACGCCTCCACCTACGTCGCTTTCGACCTGCTGCACCGCGCCTGGCTCGACGCCGGGCACGAGGTCTTCTACGTGCAGAACGTCACCGACGTCGACGACCCGCTGCTCGAGCGCGCGAACGCCACCGGTGACGACTGGCGCGCCCTCGCCGACCGCGAGACCGACCGCTTCAAGGACGACATGGTCGCGCTCGGCGTGATCGCCCCACGCGTGTTCATGACCGCCGTGGAGTCCGTGCCGCTGGTCGTCGAGGCCGTGCAGAACCTGCTCAAAGACGGTAAGGCCTATCTGGTCCCCACCCCGGACGCGCTGAACCCCGGCGCCCAGGACGTGTACTTCGACGTCACCGCCGACCCGGACTTCGGCCGGGTGGCCAAGCTGTCTCCCGACGAGGCACGCACCACCTTCGCCGAGCGCGGCGGCGACCCGGACCGGGCCGGTAAGCGCAACGAGCTCGACCCGCTGCTGTGGCGCGTTGCCCGCGAGGGTGAGCCCTCCTGGGAGGGCGAGACTCTCGGCGCCGGCCGGCCGGGCTGGCACATCGAATGCGCCTCGATCGCCCTGCGTCACCTCGGCATGGGCTTCGACGTGCAGGCCGGCGGCGACGACCTGCTGTTCCCGCACCACGAGATGAGCGCCTCGCACGGCCAGGTCATCACCGGCGAAGAGCCCTTCGCCCGGCACTACGCCCACGCCGGCATGGTGCGCCTGGACGGCGAGAAGATGAGCAAGTCCCGCGGCAACCTGGTCTTCGTCTCCCGGCTGCGTGCGGCCGGGGTCGACCCGCAGACCATCCGCCTGGCCATCCTGGCGCACCACTACCGCACCAGCTGGGACTGGACCGACGAGGGCCTGGCGGCCGCCCAGGTGCGTCTGGACCGCTGGAAGGACGCGCTGTCCCGGCAGGAGGGCCCCGACCCGGAGCCCGTGCTCGCGGCCGTCCGCGAGGCGGTCGGCACCGACCTGGACGCCCCGAAGGCGCTCGCCGCGGTGGACGCGTGGGTGGACGAGATGCTCACCACCGGCGGTTCGGTCGAGGGGGCGCCGGGTCTGGTGGCCCGCACGATCGACGCGCTGCTGGGCGTGCGTTTCTGA
- a CDS encoding PAC2 family protein, whose amino-acid sequence MVAAFEGWNDAGEAASGAVAHLERVWGATSVGELDPEEYHDFQVNRPSVGTDEDGSRTITWPTTRVYWARPPGASRDIVIVRGIEPSMRWRKFIGELLQYADDLKVGTMITLGALLADVPHTRPIPVTTTSDDERLLDKLAVEPSRYEGPTGIVGVLQDAATKAGLPSLSLWAAVPHYVGQSPSPKATLALLRRIEDVLDVTVPLGDLPEDARAWERGVDELAEEDTEIGEYVRQLEQAKDTADLPEASGEAIAKEFERYLRRRRPDEDGGKPGML is encoded by the coding sequence ATGGTGGCTGCCTTCGAGGGCTGGAACGACGCAGGTGAGGCCGCCAGCGGAGCCGTGGCACACCTGGAACGGGTCTGGGGCGCGACCAGCGTCGGAGAGCTCGATCCGGAGGAATACCACGACTTCCAGGTGAACCGGCCGAGTGTGGGCACGGACGAGGACGGCAGTCGTACCATCACCTGGCCCACGACCCGCGTCTACTGGGCGCGACCTCCGGGGGCCAGCCGCGACATCGTGATCGTCCGCGGCATCGAACCCTCGATGCGATGGCGCAAGTTCATCGGCGAGCTCCTGCAGTACGCGGACGACCTCAAGGTCGGCACGATGATCACGCTGGGTGCACTCCTGGCCGACGTGCCGCACACCCGCCCGATCCCGGTCACCACGACGAGTGACGACGAACGGCTGCTGGACAAGCTCGCCGTGGAACCGTCCCGCTACGAGGGACCGACCGGCATCGTCGGGGTGCTCCAGGACGCGGCCACGAAGGCCGGACTGCCGAGCCTGTCGCTGTGGGCCGCCGTACCGCACTACGTGGGCCAGTCGCCCTCCCCCAAGGCCACCCTGGCGCTGCTGCGCCGCATCGAGGACGTACTCGACGTCACGGTGCCGCTGGGTGACCTGCCGGAGGACGCCCGGGCCTGGGAGCGCGGCGTGGACGAACTGGCGGAGGAGGACACCGAGATCGGCGAGTACGTGCGCCAGCTGGAGCAGGCCAAGGACACCGCGGACCTGCCCGAGGCCAGCGGCGAGGCGATCGCCAAGGAGTTCGAGCGCTACCTGCGGCGACGCCGGCCGGACGAGGACGGCGGCAAGCCGGGAATGCTGTAG
- a CDS encoding HAD family hydrolase has translation MTEISESTEISALTEISASRTSPATTALRAAGLPAAVLWDMDGTLVDTEPYWMAEEHLLVAEFGGEWSDEHAHALIGNALIDSARYIQQHGGVTLPADEIIARLTTGVVGRIAVEVPWRPGARELLFELHELGVPCALVTMSYREMAEAIVATLPREQGDFFRFLVTGDEVTHGKPHAEPYLRGAQLLGVEPGECVAIEDSLTGVASAEAAGVPLLAVEHLVPVPEREGRTVTRSLAGWTAKDLGKLIKS, from the coding sequence GTGACAGAGATCAGTGAGTCGACAGAGATCAGTGCGTTGACGGAGATCAGTGCGTCCCGGACCAGCCCGGCCACAACGGCCCTGCGGGCGGCCGGCCTTCCCGCCGCGGTGCTGTGGGACATGGACGGCACTCTCGTCGACACCGAGCCGTACTGGATGGCCGAGGAGCACCTCCTGGTTGCCGAGTTCGGCGGCGAGTGGAGCGACGAGCACGCTCACGCTCTCATCGGCAACGCGCTGATCGACTCGGCCCGCTACATCCAGCAGCACGGCGGCGTCACCCTGCCCGCCGACGAGATCATCGCCCGCCTCACCACCGGCGTCGTAGGTCGCATCGCGGTCGAGGTGCCCTGGCGGCCCGGCGCCCGTGAGCTGTTGTTCGAACTGCACGAGCTGGGCGTGCCCTGCGCCCTCGTCACCATGTCCTACCGCGAGATGGCCGAGGCGATCGTCGCCACCCTGCCCCGCGAGCAGGGCGACTTCTTCCGCTTCCTGGTCACCGGTGACGAGGTCACCCACGGCAAGCCGCACGCCGAGCCCTACCTGCGCGGGGCCCAGCTGCTCGGTGTCGAGCCGGGGGAGTGCGTGGCCATCGAGGACAGCCTGACCGGTGTCGCCTCCGCTGAGGCCGCCGGTGTGCCTCTCCTGGCGGTGGAGCACCTGGTCCCCGTCCCCGAGCGAGAAGGCCGCACGGTCACCCGGAGCCTGGCCGGCTGGACGGCGAAAGACCTGGGCAAGCTCATCAAGAGCTAA
- a CDS encoding FtsX-like permease family protein, with translation MFKITVKGIFTHRLRFALTALAVCLGVTLVAGTLVLSGSITRTFDAIVEQTSAGTDVQVRGSQLETTAVDGSKQREPLPLSLEKTIEAVDGVARVAPDMAGTAILVNREGTATRNGGAPNLGFGYDPDDPTIEITSGRAPEKKGEVLVDESTLELAGLALGDTTKALIQNDPQNVTITGVFTFGSSLAGATLVLLDEQTAEATWAPDGEVPSFTIGADDGVSQETLRDRIAQVVPAGTEVVTGDVVYQEQKDSFGTAIGFITTFLLVFALIAVFVGAFIIANTFSMLVAQRTRELALLRAVGASRGQVLRVVLGEAAILGLTGSVVGLGLGILLAAGLQAVVKQSGLEITGGLPVTVTTVVVSLLIGLVVTMLSAIFPALRASRVAPIAALRDDAQTPPGGVLRRGIIGLVLVLAGFATILPGSLGDKPQWALVGVGAALLLIGLLVAAPWLTRPVVRLIGVPYTALYGTVGRLARENALRNPRRTATTASALMIGLALMSSVGVFASSANASVSDIVDSELTADYVLSSGGFTMIPTTVADEVTKMPGVTSVATIRSAPVQLADGSVFAIAADPRAMTENVKLNVVAGSLDSIDAGDVVVSQTAADDRGWKVGDTLTAEVGTQKNQSLTVGGIIDDSQALNNPNMIVPLDLYAGTVPAAQQGDFLLYVKSDGTNTAALRSQLEDVVKPFLVVSVQDGDEFADAQAAQINSLLYLIYALLALSVLIAVLGIINTLALSVFERTREIGLLRAVGMSRRQLRRMISAESVSTAVFGAVLGMALGLVLGLVLQRALVSQGLEALSIPWLTLAIVLVFSAVAGMVAAIMPAWRAVRLDVLKAITAD, from the coding sequence ATGTTCAAGATCACCGTCAAGGGAATCTTCACCCATCGGCTCCGTTTCGCCCTGACGGCACTCGCGGTCTGCCTCGGCGTCACGCTGGTGGCGGGCACACTGGTGCTCAGCGGCAGCATCACCCGCACGTTCGACGCGATCGTCGAACAGACCTCAGCCGGCACCGATGTGCAGGTGCGCGGGTCCCAGCTGGAGACCACCGCGGTCGACGGCTCGAAACAGCGCGAGCCGCTCCCGCTCTCGCTGGAGAAGACGATCGAGGCCGTCGACGGTGTGGCCCGCGTCGCGCCCGACATGGCCGGCACGGCGATCCTGGTCAACCGGGAAGGCACCGCCACCCGTAACGGCGGCGCGCCCAACCTCGGCTTCGGCTACGACCCGGACGACCCGACCATCGAGATCACCTCCGGCCGGGCCCCGGAGAAGAAGGGTGAGGTTCTCGTCGACGAGTCCACCCTGGAGCTGGCCGGGCTCGCACTGGGCGACACCACGAAGGCCCTGATCCAGAACGACCCGCAGAACGTCACGATCACCGGGGTCTTCACCTTCGGCAGCAGCCTGGCGGGCGCCACCCTGGTGCTGCTCGACGAGCAGACCGCCGAGGCCACCTGGGCCCCGGACGGCGAGGTGCCGTCGTTCACCATCGGCGCCGACGACGGGGTGAGCCAGGAGACGCTGCGCGACCGGATCGCCCAGGTCGTCCCGGCCGGTACCGAGGTCGTCACCGGCGACGTCGTCTATCAGGAGCAGAAAGACTCCTTCGGCACGGCGATCGGGTTCATCACGACGTTCCTGCTGGTGTTCGCCCTGATCGCGGTGTTCGTCGGGGCCTTCATCATCGCCAACACCTTCTCCATGCTGGTCGCCCAGCGCACCCGTGAGCTGGCCCTGCTGCGGGCGGTCGGTGCCTCCCGCGGTCAGGTACTGCGGGTGGTGCTCGGCGAGGCGGCCATCCTCGGCCTGACCGGCTCGGTGGTGGGTCTGGGCCTGGGCATCCTGCTCGCGGCCGGGTTGCAGGCCGTGGTGAAGCAGTCCGGGCTGGAGATCACCGGGGGCCTGCCGGTCACCGTGACCACGGTGGTCGTCAGTCTGCTGATCGGCCTGGTGGTGACCATGCTGTCGGCGATCTTCCCGGCTCTGCGGGCCTCCCGGGTCGCCCCGATCGCGGCGCTGCGCGACGACGCGCAGACCCCGCCCGGTGGTGTGCTGCGCCGCGGCATCATCGGCCTGGTGCTGGTGCTGGCCGGTTTCGCCACCATCCTGCCCGGGTCGCTGGGCGACAAACCGCAGTGGGCCCTGGTCGGCGTCGGGGCCGCGCTGCTGCTCATCGGTCTGCTGGTGGCCGCGCCCTGGCTCACCCGACCGGTGGTGCGCCTCATCGGCGTCCCGTACACGGCTCTCTACGGCACCGTCGGTCGGCTGGCCCGGGAGAACGCGCTGCGCAACCCCCGCCGCACGGCGACCACGGCGAGTGCCCTGATGATCGGTCTGGCCCTGATGTCGAGCGTGGGCGTGTTCGCCTCCTCGGCGAACGCCAGTGTCTCCGACATCGTGGACAGCGAGCTCACGGCCGACTACGTGCTGAGCAGTGGCGGTTTCACCATGATTCCGACCACGGTGGCCGACGAGGTGACCAAGATGCCCGGCGTCACCTCGGTGGCGACGATCCGCTCGGCACCGGTACAGCTGGCCGACGGCTCGGTGTTCGCGATCGCCGCCGACCCCCGGGCCATGACCGAGAACGTGAAGCTCAACGTCGTGGCCGGTTCGCTGGACTCGATCGACGCGGGCGACGTGGTGGTCAGCCAGACCGCGGCCGACGACCGCGGCTGGAAGGTCGGCGACACCCTCACGGCCGAGGTCGGCACCCAGAAGAACCAGAGCCTCACCGTCGGCGGCATCATCGATGATTCCCAGGCGCTGAACAACCCGAACATGATTGTCCCGCTCGACCTGTACGCCGGCACGGTGCCGGCTGCCCAGCAGGGCGACTTCCTGCTCTACGTGAAGTCGGACGGCACGAACACGGCAGCACTGCGGTCGCAGCTGGAAGACGTGGTCAAACCGTTCCTCGTGGTCTCCGTGCAGGACGGTGACGAGTTCGCGGACGCCCAGGCGGCGCAGATCAATTCGCTGCTCTACCTGATCTACGCGCTGCTGGCCCTGAGCGTGCTGATCGCGGTGCTGGGCATCATCAACACGCTGGCTCTGTCGGTGTTCGAGCGCACCCGGGAGATCGGGCTGCTGCGGGCGGTCGGCATGAGCCGGCGTCAGCTGCGGCGCATGATCAGCGCGGAGTCGGTCAGCACAGCGGTGTTCGGCGCGGTGCTGGGGATGGCCCTGGGCCTCGTGCTCGGCCTGGTACTGCAGCGGGCCCTGGTGTCGCAGGGCCTGGAGGCCCTGTCGATCCCGTGGCTCACCCTGGCGATCGTGCTGGTGTTCTCGGCGGTCGCCGGGATGGTTGCCGCGATCATGCCGGCCTGGCGTGCGGTGCGCCTCGATGTACTGAAGGCGATCACGGCCGACTGA
- a CDS encoding ABC transporter ATP-binding protein: MGTEAIARAIDLEKVYGQGEAQVKALRGVSVDFGRGEMTAIMGPSGSGKSTLMHCMAALDRPTGGDVEIDGVQVRGLKDKALTQLRRDRLGFIFQSFNLVPTLTARENITLPVDIAGRKVDQEWFDRVVDTVGLRDRLSHRPTELSGGQQQRVACARALVSRPAIVFADEPTGNLDSRASAEILSFLQNSVKEFGQSIVIVTHDPVAAGYADRVLFLADGEIVDEMVDPTADKVLERMRGFDATGRRS; this comes from the coding sequence GTGGGAACGGAAGCAATCGCGAGAGCGATTGATCTGGAAAAGGTCTACGGGCAGGGCGAGGCGCAGGTCAAGGCCCTGCGCGGCGTCAGCGTCGACTTCGGCCGGGGCGAGATGACCGCCATCATGGGGCCTTCCGGGTCGGGCAAGTCCACGCTCATGCACTGCATGGCGGCGCTGGACCGGCCCACCGGGGGCGACGTGGAGATCGACGGCGTGCAGGTGCGCGGACTCAAGGACAAGGCACTCACCCAGCTGCGGCGCGACCGCCTGGGCTTCATCTTCCAGTCGTTCAACCTGGTGCCGACCCTGACGGCCCGGGAGAACATCACACTCCCCGTCGACATTGCCGGGCGCAAGGTCGACCAGGAGTGGTTCGACCGGGTCGTCGACACGGTAGGGCTGCGCGACCGGCTCAGCCACCGGCCCACCGAGCTGTCCGGCGGCCAGCAGCAGCGGGTGGCGTGCGCCCGCGCCCTGGTCAGCCGGCCGGCAATCGTGTTCGCCGATGAACCGACCGGCAACCTCGACTCCCGGGCCAGCGCCGAGATCCTGTCGTTCCTGCAGAACTCGGTGAAGGAGTTCGGGCAGTCCATCGTCATCGTCACCCACGACCCGGTGGCGGCCGGGTACGCCGACCGCGTGCTGTTCCTGGCCGACGGCGAGATCGTCGACGAGATGGTCGACCCCACCGCCGACAAGGTGCTCGAGCGGATGCGCGGTTTCGACGCCACCGGACGGCGAAGCTGA